From Cecembia calidifontis, one genomic window encodes:
- a CDS encoding bifunctional GNAT family N-acetyltransferase/carbon-nitrogen hydrolase family protein, with translation MSKHKEELEHRLKLRNIKLSDYDDIREIMVSIYRDQGGAWTKQELKNQLKAFPEGQICIEDNGKVVAAALSLIVDYSRFGDNHTYDQITGYGKFDTHDDEGDTLYGTDVFVHKDYRGMRLGRRLYDARKELCENLNLRSIIAGGRIPGYSKYADQMTPRKYIDLVKSKEIFDPVLSFQLANEFHVRKVITKYLPEDTDSRAYATLLEWINIYYEKDEKLIGNKKSIVRLGLVQWKMRRFNSVDDLMQQVEFFVDTVSGYKSDFCLLPEFFNAPLLAEFNDMDASEAIRNLADYTDEIVGRMSDLALSYNVNIIAGSMPEYDGKKLRNVSYLCRRDGTTDKQYKLHITPDEAAYWGLQGGNGIKVFDTDAGKVGILICYDVEFPELGRILAEQEMDILFVPYWTDTKNAFLRVNTCAKARAIENECYVAITGSVGNLPRVENMDIQFSQAAIYSPSDFSFPHDATVAQASENAETTIVADVDLDLLTKQRKAGSVRNLEQRRLDLYSIQWKKKK, from the coding sequence ATGAGTAAGCATAAAGAGGAATTAGAGCACCGGTTAAAACTTAGAAACATCAAATTATCTGATTATGATGACATCAGAGAGATCATGGTCAGTATATACAGGGACCAAGGGGGAGCTTGGACAAAGCAAGAGCTAAAAAATCAATTGAAAGCTTTTCCCGAGGGGCAGATCTGTATTGAGGACAATGGGAAAGTGGTAGCGGCAGCACTAAGTCTGATTGTAGATTACAGTAGATTTGGAGACAACCATACCTATGATCAGATCACAGGTTATGGAAAGTTTGACACCCATGACGATGAAGGGGATACGCTTTATGGCACAGATGTATTTGTACATAAGGATTACAGAGGAATGAGGTTAGGCCGAAGGCTCTATGATGCCAGGAAGGAACTTTGTGAGAACCTGAACTTAAGATCTATAATCGCAGGAGGACGGATACCTGGATATTCCAAGTATGCAGATCAAATGACTCCAAGAAAATATATTGACCTGGTCAAGAGCAAGGAGATTTTTGATCCGGTATTGTCTTTTCAATTGGCCAATGAATTTCACGTTAGAAAAGTAATCACCAAGTATTTACCTGAAGATACTGATTCAAGGGCTTATGCTACCCTATTGGAATGGATAAACATCTATTACGAAAAGGATGAAAAGCTTATTGGTAACAAAAAATCGATTGTAAGGCTGGGATTAGTGCAATGGAAAATGCGTCGTTTCAACAGTGTGGACGATCTGATGCAGCAAGTAGAGTTTTTTGTAGATACTGTTTCCGGATACAAATCAGATTTTTGTTTGCTTCCTGAATTCTTCAATGCCCCATTGTTGGCAGAATTTAATGATATGGATGCCTCAGAGGCTATCAGGAATCTGGCTGATTATACCGATGAAATTGTGGGAAGAATGAGTGACCTGGCGCTTTCTTACAATGTCAATATCATAGCCGGCAGTATGCCTGAATATGATGGGAAAAAATTGAGGAACGTCAGTTATCTCTGCCGAAGAGATGGTACCACGGATAAGCAATACAAATTACACATTACGCCAGATGAAGCCGCCTATTGGGGGCTTCAGGGAGGAAATGGTATTAAGGTTTTTGATACAGATGCGGGCAAGGTAGGCATTTTGATCTGCTACGATGTGGAGTTTCCTGAGTTGGGAAGAATACTTGCCGAGCAGGAAATGGACATCCTTTTTGTGCCGTATTGGACGGATACCAAAAATGCCTTTCTTAGGGTGAATACCTGTGCCAAAGCTAGGGCTATTGAAAATGAATGTTATGTGGCGATAACAGGTTCGGTAGGGAATTTGCCAAGGGTTGAAAATATGGATATCCAATTTTCCCAGGCGGCAATTTATTCTCCTTCGGATTTTTCCTTTCCTCATGACGCGACCGTGGCCCAGGCTTCAGAAAATGCCGAGACCACCATTGTGGCTGACGTGGACCTGGACCTTTTGACCAAGCAGCGCAAAGCAGGAAGTGTCCGTAACCTAGAGCAAAGGAGGCTTGATCTCTATTCTATCCAATGGAAGAAAAAGAAATAA